In one window of Prevotella sp. E13-17 DNA:
- a CDS encoding DUF1573 domain-containing protein encodes MKKLIFMTLMLIGVMTTMMAQKPAEIKFDTLTHNFGTFSESEPIVTCVFKFTNIGEMPLVINQAVASCGCTVPEYTKTPIQPGQKGEIKVTYNGTGKFPGHFKKSITVRTNGAKEMTRLYIEGDMKEASK; translated from the coding sequence ATGAAGAAACTGATATTCATGACCTTGATGCTCATCGGAGTAATGACAACGATGATGGCCCAAAAACCAGCAGAAATAAAGTTTGACACGCTGACACACAACTTCGGCACTTTCTCTGAGAGTGAACCTATCGTAACATGCGTGTTTAAGTTTACTAATATCGGCGAGATGCCATTGGTTATCAATCAGGCAGTAGCAAGCTGTGGATGCACAGTGCCTGAATACACCAAAACGCCCATACAGCCTGGACAAAAAGGTGAAATAAAAGTGACCTACAACGGAACAGGCAAGTTCCCCGGACACTTTAAGAAATCCATTACCGTACGTACCAACGGAGCAAAAGAGATGACACGCCTCTACATTGAAGGCGATATGAAAGAGGCTTCCAAATAG
- a CDS encoding glycoside hydrolase family 105 protein: MKRFFLLLTLTAQAIMMSAQNAQEVLNVTRLANDYFMEKYDDPTLPTNVRKLRPSHLWTRAVYYEGLMALQEVDPQQRYLDYTDRWATFHQWTPRNGVNTCDADDQCCAQTYLIRYLSTKNEQMLLPARQNLDHQMLTANKKNGSIYGWWTWIDAIQMAMPLYMQMYHITGNKAYKDHAMKMYRWSRNECGGGLYNKRDGLWWRDADFVPPYKEPDGKDCYWSRGNGWVYAALVRSMNELSPRDKAYKELKRDFMAMSKALKKCQREDGFWNPSLVSSNYAMPETSGTALFLYGICWGMQQGYLKEKDYAAIAHNAWKAIASVVHKNGFLGWMQGTGKEPADGQPLSFDREPDFEDYGTGCFLLGATEYYKWISIKKN, from the coding sequence ATGAAACGATTCTTTTTACTACTTACGCTGACAGCACAGGCCATCATGATGAGCGCACAGAATGCACAAGAGGTGCTCAACGTGACACGCCTTGCCAACGACTATTTCATGGAGAAATACGATGACCCCACCCTGCCTACCAACGTCAGGAAGCTCCGTCCATCACACTTATGGACACGTGCCGTGTACTATGAGGGACTGATGGCGCTACAAGAAGTGGACCCACAGCAGCGCTATTTGGACTACACAGACCGCTGGGCAACATTCCATCAGTGGACGCCACGCAACGGTGTGAACACCTGTGATGCCGACGACCAATGTTGTGCACAGACCTACCTGATACGCTATCTCAGCACAAAGAATGAGCAAATGCTCTTACCTGCCCGCCAAAACTTGGATCACCAAATGCTGACTGCCAATAAGAAAAACGGCAGTATATACGGTTGGTGGACATGGATAGATGCCATTCAGATGGCTATGCCACTCTACATGCAAATGTATCATATCACTGGCAATAAGGCTTATAAAGACCATGCCATGAAGATGTATCGCTGGAGCCGCAATGAATGTGGCGGTGGTCTGTATAACAAGCGCGACGGACTGTGGTGGCGCGATGCCGATTTTGTACCCCCATATAAAGAGCCTGATGGCAAAGACTGCTATTGGAGCCGTGGCAACGGATGGGTTTATGCCGCTTTAGTGCGCTCGATGAATGAGTTGTCACCTCGCGACAAAGCTTACAAGGAACTGAAACGTGATTTTATGGCCATGAGCAAGGCTCTGAAGAAATGCCAGCGCGAAGATGGTTTCTGGAATCCCAGTCTCGTTTCTTCCAACTACGCCATGCCCGAAACCAGTGGCACTGCCCTCTTTCTCTATGGCATCTGCTGGGGCATGCAACAAGGCTACCTAAAGGAAAAGGACTATGCCGCAATAGCTCACAATGCTTGGAAGGCAATTGCCTCGGTAGTTCACAAGAACGGATTCCTGGGATGGATGCAGGGCACGGGCAAGGAGCCCGCTGATGGCCAGCCACTTTCGTTCGATCGCGAGCCAGACTTTGAGGACTATGGAACGGGCTGTTTCCTGCTGGGAGCTACCGAATATTACAAATGGATATCTATTAAAAAAAATTAA
- the aspS gene encoding aspartate--tRNA ligase, which produces MYRTNTCGELRLANAGQQVTLAGWVQRTRKMGGMTFVDLRDRYGITQLVFDESKDADLCDRANKLGREFCIQIKGLVSERQSKNPKMPTGDVEILVSELNILSESLTPPFTIEDQTDGGDDIRMKYRYLDLRRQAVRKNLELRHKMTILIRNFLDSLNFIEVETPILIGSTPEGARDFVVPSRMNPGQFYALPQSPQTLKQLLMVSGFDRYFQIAKCFRDEDLRADRQPEFTQIDCEMSFVDQEDVLEVFENLARHLFKEIRGIELPPLQRMTWHEAMRRFGSDKPDLRFGMEFVELMDVLKGTGTFPVFNEANYIGGICVPGAADYTRKQLDQLTDFVKRPQVGAKGLVYVKFNADGTVKSSIDKFYEPEVWQKLKEAMGAKDGDLVLILSGDNANKTRVQLCTLRLEMGDRLGLRDKDKFVCLWIVDFPLFEWSDEEQRLMATHHPFTLPNPDDIPLLDTDPAKVRAVAYDFVCNGVEVGGGSLRIHDGKLQEKMFQILGFTPERAMAQFGFLINAFKYGAPPHAGLAFGLDRFVSLMAGLDSIRDCIAFPKNNSGRDVMLDAPGELDPKQLEELNLKVDIQEKE; this is translated from the coding sequence ATGTATAGAACAAATACTTGTGGTGAGCTTCGTCTCGCCAATGCCGGCCAACAAGTGACACTGGCCGGATGGGTTCAGCGCACACGTAAAATGGGCGGTATGACCTTTGTTGACCTGCGCGACCGTTATGGTATCACTCAGCTGGTCTTCGACGAGTCAAAGGATGCTGACCTATGCGATCGTGCCAACAAGTTGGGTCGTGAATTTTGTATTCAGATTAAGGGACTGGTGAGCGAACGCCAATCAAAGAACCCCAAGATGCCTACAGGTGATGTGGAGATTCTTGTTTCTGAGCTGAACATCCTCAGCGAGAGTCTAACCCCGCCATTCACCATTGAAGACCAGACTGATGGCGGCGATGATATCCGCATGAAGTATCGCTATCTGGACTTGCGCCGTCAGGCCGTGCGCAAGAATCTGGAACTGCGCCATAAGATGACCATCTTGATTCGCAACTTCCTTGATTCGCTTAACTTCATTGAGGTTGAGACACCTATCCTCATTGGTTCAACTCCAGAGGGCGCACGCGACTTCGTGGTGCCCAGCCGCATGAATCCCGGACAGTTCTATGCACTGCCCCAGAGCCCGCAGACATTGAAGCAGCTACTCATGGTCAGTGGCTTTGATCGTTATTTCCAAATTGCCAAGTGTTTCCGTGATGAAGACTTGCGCGCAGACCGTCAGCCCGAGTTCACACAGATTGACTGTGAAATGTCTTTCGTTGATCAGGAAGACGTGCTTGAGGTCTTCGAGAACCTGGCTCGCCATCTGTTCAAGGAGATTCGCGGCATTGAACTGCCACCTCTTCAGCGCATGACGTGGCACGAGGCTATGCGCCGTTTCGGTTCTGATAAGCCAGACCTCCGTTTTGGTATGGAGTTTGTTGAACTGATGGACGTGCTGAAGGGTACAGGCACATTCCCAGTGTTCAACGAGGCTAACTACATTGGAGGTATCTGTGTGCCTGGTGCAGCCGACTATACACGAAAGCAGTTGGATCAGTTGACCGACTTTGTAAAGCGTCCTCAGGTGGGTGCCAAAGGCTTGGTTTACGTGAAGTTTAATGCCGATGGCACAGTGAAGAGCTCAATTGATAAGTTCTATGAGCCAGAGGTATGGCAGAAGTTGAAAGAAGCTATGGGGGCCAAGGATGGTGATCTGGTGCTCATTCTCAGTGGCGACAACGCCAATAAGACCCGTGTTCAGTTGTGCACCTTGCGTTTGGAGATGGGCGACCGTCTTGGACTGCGCGACAAAGACAAGTTCGTATGTCTTTGGATTGTTGACTTCCCACTGTTTGAGTGGAGCGACGAGGAGCAGCGTCTCATGGCCACACACCATCCCTTCACGCTTCCCAATCCTGACGATATACCCTTGCTTGATACCGACCCTGCTAAAGTGCGTGCCGTGGCCTACGACTTTGTGTGCAACGGCGTAGAGGTAGGCGGTGGTTCACTGCGTATCCACGATGGTAAGTTGCAGGAGAAGATGTTCCAGATTCTGGGCTTTACTCCCGAGCGTGCTATGGCGCAGTTCGGCTTCTTGATCAATGCCTTCAAATATGGTGCTCCCCCTCATGCGGGTCTTGCCTTCGGTCTTGATCGCTTTGTCAGCCTAATGGCAGGTCTCGATAGTATTCGCGACTGTATCGCATTCCCCAAGAACAATTCAGGTCGCGATGTTATGCTCGATGCTCCTGGCGAACTTGACCCTAAGCAGTTGGAGGAACTGAACCTGAAAGTTGATATTCAGGAAAAGGAATAA
- a CDS encoding winged helix-turn-helix domain-containing protein, whose product MAEKKATTKKAATETKVAAAKKATTTKKTTTKKATVAVNAENIGFKAGDVYQALAAAEKALSVSEIAKAAKISEEETLLGLGWLFKEGKLQNADENKVVLA is encoded by the coding sequence ATGGCAGAAAAGAAAGCTACAACTAAGAAGGCTGCTACTGAGACAAAAGTTGCTGCAGCCAAGAAAGCTACCACGACCAAGAAAACTACGACCAAGAAGGCTACTGTTGCAGTAAATGCAGAGAACATCGGTTTCAAGGCAGGTGATGTCTATCAGGCACTCGCTGCTGCAGAAAAAGCTCTCTCTGTAAGTGAGATTGCAAAGGCTGCAAAAATTTCGGAAGAAGAGACCCTGCTGGGTCTTGGCTGGCTCTTCAAAGAGGGCAAGCTGCAGAATGCAGATGAGAACAAAGTTGTTCTGGCTTAA
- a CDS encoding glycosyltransferase family 1 protein, giving the protein MRIGIEAQRIFRKNKHGMDYVVLQEILQLQQMDHENEYFVFVKPGPDRCIEDSTNVHIVEINMPSYPLWEQVALPRAAKKAQIDLLHCTSNTAPILCDVPLVLTLHDIIFLEPRDKSNKSLYQNMGWMYRRLVVPHILDKCQRIITVSNFEKDNIIRKLNIEEERMAMIYNGYNEWFKPLSSPPPIGGLEKGFLFFLGNTDPKKNTERTLVAYSKYLERSDVKRPLLMADLDRDYLDGIITRNHIENIREKIMMPGYIPNADLPSIYNNAFAFLYTSLRESFGIPLLEAMACGTPVITSNTSSMPEIGGPNAILVNPEKTDEIADKLIKLETDDAYYQQQKEIGLKRAQLFSWKKTAEQLLQLYQDVFQKSNKLSERS; this is encoded by the coding sequence ATGAGAATAGGCATCGAAGCACAGCGCATCTTTCGCAAAAACAAGCACGGCATGGACTATGTGGTGCTGCAGGAGATTCTGCAACTGCAGCAGATGGATCACGAGAACGAGTATTTCGTTTTCGTGAAGCCTGGTCCCGACCGTTGCATAGAAGACTCAACAAATGTTCACATCGTTGAAATCAACATGCCCTCCTACCCGCTTTGGGAACAGGTGGCACTGCCCCGCGCTGCCAAGAAAGCACAAATTGATTTGCTCCACTGCACCAGCAATACTGCACCTATTTTATGTGATGTTCCTTTGGTGCTGACACTTCACGACATCATATTTCTGGAACCTCGCGACAAGAGCAACAAGTCGCTCTACCAGAACATGGGGTGGATGTATCGGAGATTGGTAGTGCCGCACATCCTTGACAAATGTCAGCGTATCATCACCGTCTCGAACTTTGAGAAAGACAACATCATCCGTAAACTCAATATCGAAGAGGAACGGATGGCAATGATATACAACGGCTACAACGAATGGTTCAAACCACTTAGTTCCCCGCCACCAATAGGGGGATTGGAAAAGGGCTTCTTATTTTTTCTCGGCAACACCGACCCCAAGAAGAACACGGAGCGTACACTGGTAGCCTACTCAAAATATCTGGAACGATCAGATGTGAAACGGCCTTTGCTGATGGCTGACCTGGATAGAGATTACCTTGATGGTATCATCACGCGCAACCACATTGAGAATATTCGTGAGAAAATCATGATGCCGGGCTATATTCCAAACGCCGACCTACCATCTATATATAATAACGCTTTTGCCTTTCTCTACACCTCACTCCGCGAAAGCTTTGGCATTCCGCTTCTCGAAGCAATGGCTTGCGGTACACCTGTCATCACCAGCAATACGTCGTCGATGCCTGAGATTGGGGGGCCTAATGCCATTCTGGTGAACCCTGAAAAGACCGACGAAATTGCCGACAAGCTCATCAAACTGGAAACCGACGATGCCTACTACCAGCAACAAAAAGAGATTGGACTGAAACGTGCGCAACTGTTCTCATGGAAAAAGACGGCAGAACAATTGCTGCAACTATATCAGGATGTTTTTCAAAAGTCAAACAAGCTAAGCGAGAGATCCTGA